The proteins below are encoded in one region of bacterium:
- a CDS encoding rRNA pseudouridine synthase has protein sequence MERVQKLLARAGVASRRESEKLIAQGRVTIDGQTAHLGSRADPATQVIAVNGRPLRLAQGHHYLALHKPVGFISTRRDPEGRPTVMSLIPERLRKLVYPVGRLDADSEGLLFLFDDGDLANALTHPRFHAAKLYHVLAAGNIGPKAIAQLRKGIVLEDGPTAPAHVKVLSRLADATVVEITLHEGRKRQVRRMLEAVGHPVRRLVRVAIASVELGDLPPGQCRELTPAEVERLRRAVEGRGGDGAGRGGQRQ, from the coding sequence ATGGAGCGGGTGCAAAAACTGCTCGCACGCGCCGGCGTCGCCTCGCGGCGCGAGAGCGAGAAGCTGATCGCCCAGGGCCGGGTGACGATAGACGGACAGACAGCGCACCTGGGGAGTAGAGCCGACCCCGCCACCCAGGTCATCGCCGTCAATGGTAGACCGCTGCGCCTGGCGCAGGGCCATCACTACCTGGCTCTCCACAAGCCCGTCGGCTTCATCTCCACACGCCGCGATCCCGAAGGCCGCCCCACCGTCATGTCGCTCATCCCCGAGCGCCTGCGCAAGCTCGTCTACCCCGTCGGGCGTCTCGATGCCGACTCCGAGGGGCTGCTCTTCCTGTTCGACGACGGCGACCTCGCCAACGCTCTCACCCACCCCCGCTTCCATGCCGCCAAGCTGTACCATGTGCTGGCCGCCGGTAACATTGGCCCCAAGGCGATTGCCCAGCTGCGGAAGGGCATCGTGCTCGAAGACGGCCCCACGGCGCCGGCGCATGTCAAGGTGCTGTCACGGCTGGCCGACGCGACGGTGGTGGAGATCACGCTGCACGAGGGGCGCAAGCGCCAGGTGCGGCGGATGCTCGAAGCGGTGGGGCACCCGGTGCGGCGGTTGGTGCGCGTCGCCATCGCCAGCGTGGAGCTGGGCGACCTCCCGCCCGGGCAGTGCCGCGAGCTGACACCCGCGGAAGTGGAGCGGCTCCGACGAGCGGTGGAGGGACGGGGTGGAGACGGCGCGGGCAGAGGGGGCCAGCGGCAGTGA
- a CDS encoding HD domain-containing protein, whose translation MTRDPLPAILEVWRAEPVHEHVEWVARELGRPVYLVGGAVRDALLGHRVEDWDLAVVGASEVAAQLTERTGGRLVSLHERVPCFRIVLDRRRPRYCLDISELRGDIVTDLTTRDVTINALALELPSHALLDPLNGLADLQRGVLRAVSLANLQADALRCLRVYRLYSELDFRIEPQTRAWLRQVAPLAPTLPGERLGEEMLKTLVPPRATQAVRLMDEDGLLGHLIPEIEPTRGVGQGGYHHLDVWGHTVEVVAQLEEIIQSPRQHFALTCHEVERYLQHARRAPVLLCTALLHDLAKSETRTRDAEGWWRFYGHDHVGAVLARKIGRRFRMRRHDLDIVSLLIANHLRPLQLAALEFPQDGREPQEITRHALVRMLRAVHPHGPGLFLLALADVRACRGPATIPALQERLAGVLDGMLQRYLDWQRERLAPPLLTGRDLIAAGYEPGERFGEVLAAVEEAQIEDLVSTRAEALAFARRMLGDAP comes from the coding sequence ATGACCCGCGATCCCCTGCCGGCCATCCTGGAGGTCTGGCGCGCCGAGCCCGTGCACGAGCACGTGGAGTGGGTGGCGCGGGAGTTGGGGCGCCCGGTCTACCTCGTTGGCGGCGCCGTGCGCGACGCGCTGCTGGGACACCGGGTCGAGGACTGGGACCTGGCCGTCGTCGGGGCCAGCGAGGTCGCCGCACAGTTGACCGAGCGCACCGGGGGACGGCTGGTCAGCCTGCACGAGCGGGTGCCGTGCTTCCGCATCGTCCTCGACCGGCGTCGCCCCCGGTACTGCCTCGACATCAGCGAGCTGCGCGGCGACATCGTGACCGACCTGACCACGCGCGATGTCACGATCAACGCCCTCGCCCTCGAGCTGCCCTCCCACGCACTCCTGGACCCTCTGAACGGCCTGGCTGACCTGCAGCGGGGCGTACTGCGGGCCGTGTCGCTGGCGAACCTGCAGGCCGATGCTCTGCGCTGCTTGCGGGTGTACCGGCTGTATTCCGAGCTGGACTTCCGCATCGAGCCCCAGACCCGCGCCTGGTTGCGGCAGGTGGCGCCGCTGGCGCCGACGTTGCCGGGCGAGCGCCTGGGGGAGGAGATGCTCAAGACGCTGGTGCCCCCGCGCGCGACACAGGCGGTGCGGCTGATGGATGAGGACGGCCTGCTGGGCCACCTGATCCCGGAGATCGAGCCCACCCGGGGCGTCGGGCAGGGCGGGTATCACCACCTGGACGTGTGGGGGCACACGGTTGAGGTGGTGGCGCAGCTCGAGGAGATCATCCAGTCCCCCCGACAGCACTTCGCCCTGACGTGCCACGAAGTCGAGCGCTACCTGCAGCACGCGCGCCGAGCGCCGGTGCTGCTGTGCACGGCCCTGCTGCACGACCTGGCCAAGTCCGAGACGCGCACGCGCGATGCAGAGGGCTGGTGGCGCTTCTACGGCCACGACCACGTCGGCGCGGTCCTGGCCCGCAAGATCGGGCGCCGCTTCCGCATGCGGCGTCACGACCTGGACATCGTGTCGCTGCTGATCGCCAACCACCTGCGCCCCCTGCAACTGGCCGCCCTGGAGTTCCCGCAGGATGGCCGGGAGCCCCAGGAGATCACGCGGCATGCGCTGGTGCGGATGCTGCGGGCCGTGCACCCACACGGGCCCGGGCTGTTCCTGCTGGCGCTCGCGGATGTCCGCGCCTGCCGCGGACCGGCCACGATTCCCGCCCTCCAGGAGCGTCTGGCCGGAGTGCTCGACGGGATGCTGCAGCGGTACCTGGACTGGCAGCGGGAGCGGCTGGCCCCGCCACTGCTGACGGGCAGGGACCTCATCGCGGCGGGGTACGAGCCGGGCGAGCGGTTCGGCGAGGTGCTGGCGGCCGTGGAGGAGGCACAGATCGAGGACCTGGTGAGCACGAGGGCGGAGGCGCTGGCGTTCGCGCGGCGGATGCTGGGGGACGCGCCGTAG